From the genome of Marinilabiliales bacterium:
ACCCTGCCAAGGTCGTTGAGCTGCAGGTGGAAGGTATGATAATCGAAGCCATAGGGGTTGCTGCCCCTCAGAAACTCTTCACCGGCATCCTTCTCAGCCACAAAGCCTGCCTGTACCTGGTTCCGGTAGTTGAACCGGTAACGGGTGTATGCTTTAAGCGGACTTCCAAGGTAGCGGGAGTTGGGAGCGGCGGCAAGCTCCTCTTCGGTTGCCGGCGCATATCCCCTCTGCTGTTGCAGAACCTGCTGGGCACGGACAAAGAGCTGGTGCCTGCCGTGCCTCAGCGCAGCTGAAGGCGAGAGGCTGATAACAGGCATCGCCTCCTCAACCGTCACAAAAGGGAGTATCTTTCTTATCTCATCGTACGAGAAACCCTCAATATACTGTAGTTCAAATAATGATGCCAGCCGGCCCCTTTCCCTGCGATACCGTAAAAGGTTTGCCATCTGCAGTTCATTGATAAAAAAGAGGCGGCGCAGCTCCTCCTCACCGGCGCTGTTCAGATCGACCGGATACCTGAGGAGATTGAGAAGTTCGTCATAGACACTTTCAAGGTCTGTGTCAAACTCATCAACGGCTGCCAGCTCCTCTATCAGCTCCTCAATAATTCTGAAAGGATCCTGCTCCTGTCCGCCGGCAGGCAAAAATAATAAGATCAATATCAGGCTGATCAGCAAGCCTCTCATCAGAATATATAACTGAGTGAAAAATGCGGTGTCAGCCCCAGCACCTGGTGGCCGGTAAAGGCAATATCTGCCACCAGTCCCCCAAAACCATAGCCTATCCCGAATGACGGCTGCACAGGGTCGGATATTATACCGGTACGGAGCCACAGCGATTCAAAAAGTCCCATCTCCAGCCCCCCTTTCAGGACCATCCTGTTGTCAAGATCCTTTTCGGCCTCGGCGGCAGCCAGCAGGCTTTCCGACAGGTACCCGGATACCCCGAACCTCAGAACCGTGGGCAGCGGCTCTCCGTAATAGGTATACCTTGTGGCCCTGGTGGGGTTGTAAATATGCGCGGCAACGAACAGTCCGTCCACAGGCTCGGCTATAAACCCTCCTTCGACGGTAACATTGCCCGCATACCCGTAATCTCCGGCAATATAGGTATGCAGGTAATTAACCTGCAATCCGGCCGAGAACCTCTCCCCGAACCCCCGGCCGAATGCCAGTCCCAGTTTGCTCTCATAATATTTGGTAAATCCGAAGTAGGTATAGCTTACACCGATGGTCCCCGGCCTGAAAGGCAGGGCTGCCGCAACGGCCTGGAGCCCGAATTCGGGGACAAGGAACCTGTTCTCATGATGAAAGGCGGCCTGGAAAGACCTCAGTCCTGCCAGTCCTGCCTGGTTATGTTGCACCGACCAGATGTCGCCAACTGCCACGAATGCATTGCCCATTGCTGCCGGACGGCTGCCAAGCGGATAATTTTCATTCCCCGAAAGGGGTATAAAGGCAATAAACAGGAACACCGGCAGGGAGAGCCAGGCGGCCCTCCTGCCGGTGCGGCAAGATCTTTGTGCTTTTTTTTTCATTGAATATGTCCCGGTGAAGAAACATATTCAAGTTAGAAAAAATTTTTTAATTTGTCTTGTATTCGAACTTAATTTCTGACAGATCCTTGTTTGCCTTGAGAATCTTCTCCTTCAGTGAGGCCTTGAACCCCTTTACCGTTTCATGGATCTCCGGGTCGCCCGTACCCAGGATCTGGGCCGCCAGGATACCGGCGTTCCTTGCTCCGTCAATGGCAACGGTCGCAACCGGTATACCGGCCGGCATCTGCAGGATGGAGAGGATCGAATCCCATCCGTCGAGTGAATTGGATGAGTTAATGGGTACGCCAATAACAGGCACGGCAGTCAGTGCGGCAATAACGCCAGGCAGGTGGGCCGCACCGCCCGCTCCCGCAATGAAGACGCGTATCCCCCTGTCATACGCCTTCGATGCAAACTCCATCACCTTTTCGGGTGTACGGTGGGCCGAAAGGGCGTTGATCTCAAAAGGAATTTTGAATTCGTTCAGGATCTTTGCTGCCTCTTCCATTATAGGCATGTCTGAAGTGCTGCCCATGATAATGCTAACCTTTGCTTCCATAGTTTCTTATATTTCTTTGTTTTTTGTTATCCCCGGCAACATTCAGGTTACCGGCCGTTGTTATTATTTGAAATTATCTGTAGCTGTTATCCCTTATTTTTTTAATTTCGCAAGATACTTAAAATTTGCAATTCGGAGCAAGTGCTACCGGATCAAAACAGGGCCACAAAAAAAGTTTTACTTTAGCCGCCAACCGTTTACGCGTTCGGATGGCGGCCCCTGAAATCAATATGAACCCGTGTTTCGGCAAAGTCCCCGTTAATGGAAAAAATAAGACTGCACGACAAGGAATTCACAATTTTTTTATCCCCTGCAAAGATACAGGATGCAGTGTCGGAAATGGCCGCAAAGATCAATAATGACCTTGCGGGGAAGAACCCCCTGTTCCTGGGCATACTGAACGGTTCGTTCATGTTCACGGCCGATCTGCTTAAAAAGATTGACATCGACTGCAGCGTCTCATTCATTAAGCTCGCATCTTACTGCGGCGACAGAACCACGGGTACAGTAAAGGAGCTGATCGGGCTGGATGAGGACCTGGACGGCAGGTCAGTGGTAATTCTTGAAGATATCGTCGATACGGGAACAACACTCCAGAGCCTGGTAGCCAGGCTCTGGAAAATGAAACCGCTCGAGGTGAGGATCGCCACCCTGCTTCTGAAGCCCGGTGCATTTTCAGGAGGCGTACATCTTGATTATGTGGGACTGGAAATCCCCAACGATTTTATTGTCGGATACGGACTTGATTATGATCAGCTCGGCAGAAATTTTGAAGGCATCTACAAGGTTTTGCCGGACGGCGACACAGGTTGCAATCACGGCAATTCCGGGGATTAAAACTATATACTGAATATCTGATCAACCATATTTCTAACTTTCAAACACACAAACATGCTTAACATTGTAATATTCGGCCCGCCGGGCGCAGGAAAGGGAACGCAGTCGGAACTGATCATCGATAAGTACAAACTCACCCATCTTTCGACGGGAGATATATTGCGGAACGAGATAGCAAACAAGACGCTGCTCGGACTGGAGGCA
Proteins encoded in this window:
- the purE gene encoding 5-(carboxyamino)imidazole ribonucleotide mutase; translated protein: MEAKVSIIMGSTSDMPIMEEAAKILNEFKIPFEINALSAHRTPEKVMEFASKAYDRGIRVFIAGAGGAAHLPGVIAALTAVPVIGVPINSSNSLDGWDSILSILQMPAGIPVATVAIDGARNAGILAAQILGTGDPEIHETVKGFKASLKEKILKANKDLSEIKFEYKTN
- the hpt gene encoding hypoxanthine phosphoribosyltransferase; translated protein: MEKIRLHDKEFTIFLSPAKIQDAVSEMAAKINNDLAGKNPLFLGILNGSFMFTADLLKKIDIDCSVSFIKLASYCGDRTTGTVKELIGLDEDLDGRSVVILEDIVDTGTTLQSLVARLWKMKPLEVRIATLLLKPGAFSGGVHLDYVGLEIPNDFIVGYGLDYDQLGRNFEGIYKVLPDGDTGCNHGNSGD